TTGTTGAACTTGAGTATCCGCTTTTTGTGTTTTTCCGCTTAATTTCACTAAGTCCGCCGCCATCTTTTCCGCTTCTTTTAAATAAAAATCCGGTGCTTCGTAATCTTTCGGCAACGCATCAATATTTTTTAACGGTTTCTTGCCTTCACGTTTAAAACGATCATTAATATCTTTTAGGCGTCTCGCCTCGTCTTGATCATTTTCCGCTTTGCGCTCTTGATAATTCAACGACATAAACTTGCGATCACGCCGTTCATCGCGGATTTTTAATTCTTCACCTAACGCAATAAATTCCGGATCTTTTGCCATGCGAGCTTGATGGTTTTTATTGAGCTCGGGCACATATTGACGCGCATTACCGATTTCGAAATAAGTCGCCGCTGGAATTTTATCCCAAGGCAACGCATTATCTTCTTTTTCTTCTCCATTTTCTTTTGCATCAATAATAGCCGGGAAATCAATATCTGCAGCGACGCCTTTTAACTGCGTCGAACCACCGTTAATGCGGTAAAATTTTTGTATAGTGTACTGCAATACTCCCAACGGAGTTTGATCCAAATCGTACACAAAATTCAAGGAACGACTTTGTTGCACGGTTCCCTTACCAAAGGTGTTCTGCCCAACAATGATTGCGCGATTATAATCTTGCATGGCTGCCGCAAAAATTTCTGACGCCGATGCGCTGAAACGGTTAATCATAACGAGTAATGGCCCTTTATATTGTTCTGTGCGGTCATCGTCTTCGTGTACACGAATACGTTGATAAGCGTCGCGCACTTGAACTACAGGACCATCAGTAATAAATAAACCACTCAATGCCACAGCCTCGGTCAATGCTCCGCCACCATTTTCGCGTAAATCAATAATTAAGGCATTAATATGTTTTTTCTCCGCTTGCACCAACAATTTTTTTACATCATCCGTCAAACCGATATAAAAACTTGGAATTTTAATCACGCCGATATTTTCGCTATCCACTTTTTCGATGGTCAGTTTTGCTGCTTGATCTTCAATACGAACTTTATCGCGCACTAAAGTTACGATACGTGATTTTCCACCCTTCGCCGGCTCAATCTCTAAACGCACTTTGGTACCTTTCTTGCCTTTGATTTTGTCAACGATATCTTCCAAACGCCAGCCTATCACGTCTTCGATTTCGCCTTTCTCCTGTCCCACACCGATAATTTTATCGCCGGCTTGTAGTTTTTTACTACGCTCGGCCGGCGCACCCGGCACAAGAGATTTGATGCTAGTTTCATCGTCTTCTGATTGTAATGTCGCACCAATACCTTCTAAAGAAAGGTTCATACTTTCGTTAAAACTTTTAGCGGTACGTGGCGCCAGATAACTGGTATGCGGATCAATTTCACGGGCAAACGCATTCAGATAAGCTTGAACGATATCATCCGCTTTAGTTTGGGTTAAACGACGAATGGCTAAGTTATAACGTTTAATGAGTTTCTCTTTAATCTCAGGCCATTTTTTATCTTTCAACTTCAAATTGATAACATCGTTTTTTACGCGTTCTTGCCAAAGACGGTCCGCTTCTTCCTCAGTTTTTGGGAACGCAGCTTTTTCGCGATCAATTTCAATTTGATCTTTACCGTTTAAATTCGGCTCTTTGTCTAATAAAGAAAGTGCATAAACATAACGCTCATAACGACGCTTCATCATTAAATCATACATTGTAAAGGCAGCGGAAAGATCGCCTTCATTAAGTTGATCATCTAGTTTTGCACCGAATTTCTGACGAAGCTCATCAACATCGGATTGTAAAAACGTATTACGGCTATAATCTAAGCTATTAATATAACGATCAAAAATCTTTTCGGAAAAAGCATCGTCTAGTTGAAATTTACGATAGTGGGACTGCGTTAAGCGCGTCGTCGCTCGCTTAGTTGCCAACTTATGTTCTTCCGTTGCGGAAGGAATACCAATATCGCTTAACTTCAACTTCGGCGTAACGGCAAACGTCGTACCGGACTGAAAAAACAACATGCTAAAAATTGCCGTTGCTAAAATACTTTTGGTTATTGTCAATTTCATTTAACCTTTCCCGATAAGAAAATATCAATACTATGCGAATAAACGATCTGCCGTTACATTCATCACTAAACCGTTTTCAAGTTGAATACGCGCCGAATCTTTCAACACTTCTACTACAGTTGCATTTTTCGCATATTCGCCCACTTTTACCCGCACTTTTGAACCTTCAGTGAGCTCGGCAAAGTCGACCGCATTCAACTCAACTTTGGGCTTACGTGGGGATTTCTGTTGATTCGCTTTACGCGCTGGACGTTTTTGTTGTGCTTTTTTAGCCACAAGTTCTGCTTTACGTTTTTCGGCAAATTTCGCTTTAGCTTCCGCAAGTTGCTCCGCTGCATGCGTTGCATGTTCCGCTTCGATTACACCTGCCGCCTCGCCGTATAAATCGACGCGTACCGCGCCTTCACGGCAACCGTGTAGATAACGCCAATTCGACGTATATTGACGAAGCGCATGACGCAATTGGGTTTTGCTCACGCGCTCGTCATCTTGTAATGCTTTGGCCAAATCTTGGAATAAACCGATTTTTAACGGTTTGGCCTCGCCTTCTAAGATAAAGCAAAGAGGAAATTTTTCTGCTAAATAAGCAATAATTTCCTTATTGCTTGTCAATTTTTGAATATCTGATGACGTTTCTTTAAGTTGAACATCAAGTTGGGAATCTGTCATTTTTTGTCCTAGGATTGAAAATAAAACCTGCATAGTGTATCGCACTTTGATAAGGCTTGACAATGCTTCAAGCGCCCTTGCCGACTAACTGAATTCGCTCACTATTCAATTCCAATAAACGTTCATTCATTTGAGCTTCACAAAAGGAGGGGAATCGCGCTAAAATGCGCGACTTTGCTGACTGAGCTTTTAGAGATGATAACATATGACCCCTCCCGATTTTACCCGAGCGCGCTATAAAATTGCCCGTTGTGGCGAATGCGATGCGGTCGTCTCTGTTGTTTTCCCTTTGCCGCCGGATAAACACGCCGAATGTCCGCGTTGCCATCATATTTTAACTACTATAAACCGTTGGTCACTACATCGTTGCGCAATGATTGCGCTCTCTATTTTAATCCTAATGCCCTTTGCGTTAGGATTTCCTTTACTAAGTATCGATTTACTCGGCACGAAAATTGATGCTTCCGTCTGGAAAGGTATTTGGCAAATCGCGACCGCCGGCTACACTTATACCGGCTTTTTAATTTTTATTTGCGCGGTATTGATGCCTACCTCTTTCGCAATTTTGGTATTGATGCTGTGGTTTTCCAAATTACTTGGGATCCGTCCGCGCAATGTATTGCTCTTTTTAAGCTACATTAAACCTTGGGTAATGTTTGACGTTTATCTTGTTGCCTTAGGCGTATCCATGTTCAAAGTACGCGAATATGCGACACTGGAAATTAATATCTACTTAATCGCCTTCGTTTTTACCGCACTTTTAACTACGCTACTTTTTATTAAACTGAATTTAAATGAATTGTGGAACGATTTTTATCCCGAAAAACAACAAATTGACGCTAATGATAAAGTTCGGCTTTGTACCGCATGCAACTACACTTTTTCGGAACAAAAAACTAAACACGAACACGGACATTCAATTTGCCCGCGCTGCGTTTCATACCTTGATACATCCGATGCCATTAAACTTCAACGTACTTGGGCAGCCTTAATCGCCGGCATTATAATGCTTTTCCCGGCAAATTTATTACCGATTTCCGGCGTATATTTAACCGGTACGTTATCTGAAGATACGCTCATCTCAGGCGTAATTTCCTTTATTGAAATGAAAAGCTATTTTGTCGCCTTTGTCGTATTCTTCGCCAGTATTTTCGTACCGATTAGTAAAATTTTCATCATGCTGTATTTGCTTGCCAGCGTGCATTTTAAATGGCGACATTCGATAAAATGGCAAATGCGCTTATTGCATATCGTGCATTTTGTCGGACGTTGGTCAATGCTTGACTTATTTGTGCTTGCACTGATGATGTCGTTAGTCACCCGTGGACAAATTATTAACTTTACCGTCGGCCCCGCTGCCTTTTATTTCGGTGCTGCCGTATTCCTTACTATGATCTCAACCGCTCAATTTGATAGCAGACTTATTTGGAAAATTTATGACCGGAAAACAACAACCGAATAATGAACATTCGATCAAACATGCCCCAAGCATTAACTCGCAACACAACCGCATTCAAAGTATTTTGCGTAAAAATCGCAAGGTTTCGCCATTTTGGCTGTTGCCTTTTATTGCACTCTGTATCGGCGCGATTTTGTTTTTTCAAATTGTGAAAGAACAAGGTAAAAGTATCAAAATTACGTTTAGTAACGGTTCCGGCTTAGTAGCCGATAAAACGCCGATTCGCTATCAAGGCTTGCAAATCGGCGTGGTGAAAAAAGTAAACTTCACTGACAATATGCAAAAAGTAGAAGTCGTCGCGAATATTTATCCGGAAGCCACCGGCGTATTGCGCCAAAACACAAGATTTTGGGTAGTCGAACCAAGTGTTTCCCTCGCGGGCATTTCCGGCCTTGATTCGTTAGTTTCAGGTAATTACATCACGCTACAACCGGGCGACGGCAACAGCGCCGATGAATTTATTGCGCAAGAAAAAGGTCCGATTACGCAAGTCTCACCGGGTGATTTACTGATTCATTTAACATCCGACGATTTAGGCTCCATCTCTCTCGGCGCTTCCGTGTACTTTAAAAAACTGCCGGTGGGAAAAATTTACGATTATCGTTTTAATGAAAATAATAAGGTGGAAATCGACGTCGTCATCGACAAAGAATACGCTCGCTTTGTAAAAAAAGATTCGCGCTTTTGGAATATCAGCGGTGTGAACGCCAGCATCACGCAGGCGGGTTTAAACTTTAATATGGAAAGCGTAAATGCCATCGTACAAGGTGCAGTTTCTTTCGACTCACCAACCGATAGCCCCAATGCAGTGGAGAATGACTACTACACCCTTTATGCCAATCTGCAAGCGGCAAAACGCGGTATTGAAGTGGACGTGAATATTCCGACCGTTGCCGGTTTAGAAGCGGGACGTAGCGACGTCTATTATCAAGAACACAAAATCGGCGTGCTTTCTGCGCTAAGTACTGTTGAAAACAATGAAAAAATTCTAAAAGGTAGATTATTGATTGATCCCAACCAAGCCAGTTTATTAAAAACCGGTTCACATATTGTATTACGTAATAAAAAACCGAATTTAGCTGATTTGACCGAGCCGCAACGCTTTTTCCGTGGCGACTATTTTGAAATTATCCCCGGCGACGGCGAAGAAAAATTGCAATTCGATGTAATTAAAGAAAATGAATTACTGCTGAAAGCACCAAATACCCTCGTAATTAAGCTCACCGCACCGGAAAGCTACGGAATCGCCGAAGGACAAAATGTGTATTACAACAATATTCCTATCGGTGAAATTGTAAAACAAAATATTGATGTCAATGGCGTAGAATATGAAATCGCCATTGCCGCCGCCTATCGCAACTTAATCAATCCAAATACACTGTTTGTCGCTGCCTCGAATTTCGACGTAAACTTTGGCATCGACGGCATTCGCTTTAATGCGGCGAATCCGGAAAAATGGCTGCAAGGCGGCATTCGCATTATCGCAAAAAAAGGGCTGGGCGATGCACTAAAAACCTATCCGCTTTATAAAGACGCCCAAAATGCGGAATCCGGCATTACGGGGAATTTAGTCGAACCTAGCATCACCTTGAAAACCTCAAACTTACCAAGTATCAGCAAAGACTCTTTAGTACTTTATCGTCAATATGAAGTAGGTAAAATCATCAATATCACACCAAAAACCGACCACTTTGATGTGGATGTCTATATTTATCCACGCTACAAACATTTACTCACGGATAAAAGCTTGTTCTGGGTAGAAAGCGCCGCACAAATCGACATCACGCCCAAAGGCATCAGCATTCAGTCGACACCGATTGCGCGTTCGTTAAAAGGGGCAATTAGCTTTGATAACTCCGGTTCAGGCCAAAATAAAACCCTTTATCCGAACGAATTGCGCGCCAAATCGGCTGGACAAATTATCACTTTATTCGCCGATGATGCGACGAACTTAACCAAAGGCATGAGCTTGCGTTATTTAGGCTTATCCGTTGGAGAAATCGAAAGCGTAACACTGGATGCCAAATCAAAAAAAATTATAGCCAAAGCATTAGTTAATCCGAATTATATGAGCATGATTGCCAAAGAGGGCTCGCTATTTAAGATCATTTCGCCGCAAATTTCGGCAGGTGGAATCGAAAACTTGGATAGCCTGTTACAACCTTACATTGATGTGGAAATCGGCAATGGCAAAGCCAGCACTCGATTTGATTTAGCGCAAACAACCCCAAGCCATAACAAATTCACTAATGGCGTGCCATTTATTTTGGAAACTAACGATGCCTTAAATTTAACCGAAGGCTCACCGGTGTTTTACCGAGGAATTGAAGTGGGTGCGGTGCTCAAATTAGCACTCAACACCCTTGGCGATCGGGTATTGATTCATATTGCAATTAGCCCGAAATACCGGCATTTAGTGCGTAAAAACTCCGAATTTTGGATTTCATCAGGCTATAACTTTAGTTTAGGCTGGAAGGGTGCCGAATTTAACACCGGCAGCGTACAACAATTATTG
Above is a genomic segment from Aggregatibacter sp. HMT-949 containing:
- the prc gene encoding carboxy terminal-processing peptidase: MLFFQSGTTFAVTPKLKLSDIGIPSATEEHKLATKRATTRLTQSHYRKFQLDDAFSEKIFDRYINSLDYSRNTFLQSDVDELRQKFGAKLDDQLNEGDLSAAFTMYDLMMKRRYERYVYALSLLDKEPNLNGKDQIEIDREKAAFPKTEEEADRLWQERVKNDVINLKLKDKKWPEIKEKLIKRYNLAIRRLTQTKADDIVQAYLNAFAREIDPHTSYLAPRTAKSFNESMNLSLEGIGATLQSEDDETSIKSLVPGAPAERSKKLQAGDKIIGVGQEKGEIEDVIGWRLEDIVDKIKGKKGTKVRLEIEPAKGGKSRIVTLVRDKVRIEDQAAKLTIEKVDSENIGVIKIPSFYIGLTDDVKKLLVQAEKKHINALIIDLRENGGGALTEAVALSGLFITDGPVVQVRDAYQRIRVHEDDDRTEQYKGPLLVMINRFSASASEIFAAAMQDYNRAIIVGQNTFGKGTVQQSRSLNFVYDLDQTPLGVLQYTIQKFYRINGGSTQLKGVAADIDFPAIIDAKENGEEKEDNALPWDKIPAATYFEIGNARQYVPELNKNHQARMAKDPEFIALGEELKIRDERRDRKFMSLNYQERKAENDQDEARRLKDINDRFKREGKKPLKNIDALPKDYEAPDFYLKEAEKMAADLVKLSGKTQKADTQVQQDLSKAEAKK
- a CDS encoding MlaD family protein; the encoded protein is MTGKQQPNNEHSIKHAPSINSQHNRIQSILRKNRKVSPFWLLPFIALCIGAILFFQIVKEQGKSIKITFSNGSGLVADKTPIRYQGLQIGVVKKVNFTDNMQKVEVVANIYPEATGVLRQNTRFWVVEPSVSLAGISGLDSLVSGNYITLQPGDGNSADEFIAQEKGPITQVSPGDLLIHLTSDDLGSISLGASVYFKKLPVGKIYDYRFNENNKVEIDVVIDKEYARFVKKDSRFWNISGVNASITQAGLNFNMESVNAIVQGAVSFDSPTDSPNAVENDYYTLYANLQAAKRGIEVDVNIPTVAGLEAGRSDVYYQEHKIGVLSALSTVENNEKILKGRLLIDPNQASLLKTGSHIVLRNKKPNLADLTEPQRFFRGDYFEIIPGDGEEKLQFDVIKENELLLKAPNTLVIKLTAPESYGIAEGQNVYYNNIPIGEIVKQNIDVNGVEYEIAIAAAYRNLINPNTLFVAASNFDVNFGIDGIRFNAANPEKWLQGGIRIIAKKGLGDALKTYPLYKDAQNAESGITGNLVEPSITLKTSNLPSISKDSLVLYRQYEVGKIINITPKTDHFDVDVYIYPRYKHLLTDKSLFWVESAAQIDITPKGISIQSTPIARSLKGAISFDNSGSGQNKTLYPNELRAKSAGQIITLFADDATNLTKGMSLRYLGLSVGEIESVTLDAKSKKIIAKALVNPNYMSMIAKEGSLFKIISPQISAGGIENLDSLLQPYIDVEIGNGKASTRFDLAQTTPSHNKFTNGVPFILETNDALNLTEGSPVFYRGIEVGAVLKLALNTLGDRVLIHIAISPKYRHLVRKNSEFWISSGYNFSLGWKGAEFNTGSVQQLLKGGISFSTPSGTTVQQQASENQRFLLQTKRPNEAPTWNSGALPVTP
- a CDS encoding PqiA/YebS family transporter subunit yields the protein MTPPDFTRARYKIARCGECDAVVSVVFPLPPDKHAECPRCHHILTTINRWSLHRCAMIALSILILMPFALGFPLLSIDLLGTKIDASVWKGIWQIATAGYTYTGFLIFICAVLMPTSFAILVLMLWFSKLLGIRPRNVLLFLSYIKPWVMFDVYLVALGVSMFKVREYATLEINIYLIAFVFTALLTTLLFIKLNLNELWNDFYPEKQQIDANDKVRLCTACNYTFSEQKTKHEHGHSICPRCVSYLDTSDAIKLQRTWAALIAGIIMLFPANLLPISGVYLTGTLSEDTLISGVISFIEMKSYFVAFVVFFASIFVPISKIFIMLYLLASVHFKWRHSIKWQMRLLHIVHFVGRWSMLDLFVLALMMSLVTRGQIINFTVGPAAFYFGAAVFLTMISTAQFDSRLIWKIYDRKTTTE
- the proQ gene encoding RNA chaperone ProQ, which translates into the protein MTDSQLDVQLKETSSDIQKLTSNKEIIAYLAEKFPLCFILEGEAKPLKIGLFQDLAKALQDDERVSKTQLRHALRQYTSNWRYLHGCREGAVRVDLYGEAAGVIEAEHATHAAEQLAEAKAKFAEKRKAELVAKKAQQKRPARKANQQKSPRKPKVELNAVDFAELTEGSKVRVKVGEYAKNATVVEVLKDSARIQLENGLVMNVTADRLFA